In the genome of Streptomyces sp. Tu 3180, the window CGAGGCGGTGTCCCTGTTCCCGGAGTTCCCGGAGTTCCCGGATTTCCCGGACGATCGTTTCAGCGGCGCTTGCGGTGCAGGGCGATGGCCGCCGCCGTGCCGCCCGCCACCGCGCCCACGCCCGCCGCCGCGGGGATGCCGACCTTCGCCGCCTTCCGGCCGGTGCGGTAGTCGCGCAGCCGCCAGTCCATCCGGCGCGCGTGCTTGCGGAGCTTGGAGTCCGGGTTGATCGCGTACGGGTGGCCCACCAGCGACAGCATCGGGATGTCGTTGTGCGAGTCGCTGTACGCCGCGCAGCGGCTCAGGTCCAGCTCCTCCGCGAGCGCCAGCGCGCGCACCGCCTCCGCCTTGGCCGGCCCGTGCAGCGGCTCGCCCACCAGTTTGCCCGTGTACACGCCGTCGATCGACTCCGCCACCGTGCCCAGCGCCCCGGTCAGGCCCAGCCGGCGCGCGATCACCTGCGCGATCTCCACCGGCGCCGCCGTGACCAGCCACACCTTCTGTCCCGCGTCCAGGTGCGCCTGGGCGAGCGCCCGCGTCCCCGGCCAGATCCGCTCGGCCATGTACTCGTCGTAGATCTCCTCGCCGATGGACTGCAGCTCGGAGACGCGATGGCCCTGGACGATCGACAGCGCCGAGTCGCGGGCCTCCTGCATGTGCTCGGGGTCCTCGACGCCCGCCAGCCGGAACCACGCCTGCTGCCAGGCGAACCGCACCAGCTCGCGCGTCTCGAAGAACTTCCGCTTGTACAGGCCCCGCCCGAAGTGGAACAGGGCGGCGCCCTGCATCACCGTGTTGTCCAGGTCGAAGAACGCGGCGGCCCGGTCGTCGCCGTGGACCGGGAAATCCGGTTCGCGGGCGGAAACGTCCTGGGTGGACTTGCGTGCTGCCTCCGCCGAGGCCTCGCCTGCCAACACGCTCCGCGCCGTGGCGGAGCGCCTACGGGGAGTGAGCCATCCGAGAGCGGCCATGGCGTGAGCATAGCCAGTTCACCCGGCGGTTCCCGAGCCGAGAGGTTCGAACGCCGTGAACTCCGCGTGTCCGTGTCGTTGACGCACGCGCGACAATGGCCGGTATGAGCCCTCTCTTCCGCCGCACCACCCCGCCCGCCCCGCGGGACCGGCTCGTCACCCTCGTCCGCAAACCCGGCTGCCACCTGTGCGACGAAGCGCAGGTGGTGGTGGAGAAGGTGTGCGACGAGCTCGGCGTCCGCTGGGAGCAGAAGGACATCACCCGGGACCCGGACCTGCACGAGCGGTACTGGGAGCAGATCCCCGTCGTGCTCGTCGACGGCCGGCAGCACACCTTCTGGCGCGTGAACGAGGGCCGCCTCCGCAAGGCCCTCACCGACTCCTGACGCCTCCCGGTCCCGGCCGACCGACTGACCGATCAGTCCAAACCGGCCGGAAAGTCGCTTAGGATCGATGGCGACTCGGTCTCGGGGGCGGGATTCACGGAGGAGCGTGTGCGGTTTTGCCCCCAGAACTCAAGGAGCAGCGGTGCGGACGCACCGGTTCCGCGCGACGGGGCCAGGGTTGCGTGAGCCCGGTCACGTTGGCCGGACAAATCGGACACCATCTTTGTGCACGCGTTCACAAAGACATAGCCTGCATTCGACGGGGCGGTCCGGGGACGTATGACCGCCTGAAGCCCCGCTCTACCCGCAGGAGCACCGTGGCAACTGGCCGAACTCACCGACCGGCGACCCGCAGCCGAGGGATTCCCGAGGCCACCGTCGCCCGGCTTCCGCTGTACCTCCGAGCCCTCACCGCGCTGTCGGAGCGCTCGGTGCCCACGGTCTCCTCCGAGGAGCTCGCGGCCGCCGCGGGGGTCAACTCCGCGAAGCTGCGCAAGGACTTCTCCTACCTGGGTTCCTACGGGACCAGGGGTGTCGGCTACGACGTCGAGTATCTCGTCTACCAGATCTCCCGCGAACTCGGGCTGACCCAGGACTGGCCGGTCGTGATCGTGGGCATCGGAAACCTCGGCGCCGCGCTCGCCAACTACGGCGGGTTCGCCTCCCGCGGTTTCCGCGTCGCCGCCCTCATCGACGCCGACCCCGCGATGGCGGGGAAGCCCGTCGCTGGGATCCCGGTGCAGCACACCGACGAGCTGGAGTCGATCATCCGGGACAACGGCGTCTCGATCGGCGTGATCGCGACCCCCGCCGGTGCCGCCCAGCAGGTCTGCGACCGGCTCGTGGCCGCCGGCGTCACCTCCATCCTGAACTTCGCGCCCACCGTGCTGTCCGTCCCGGACGGCGTGGACGTGCGCAAGGTGGACCTCTCCATCGAACTGCAGATCCTCGCCTTCCACGAGCAGCGCAAGGCCGGCGAGGAGGCCACGGCCGAGACCACCGCCGAGACCGCCGCCGTCCCGGCCGCCGCCCGCGAGGAGTCCGCCACCGACCAGGGGCCCGACGGGGACGTACCCGCCGTGATGCCGGCATGAGTCTCCTCGTCGTCGGACTGAGCCACCGCAGCGCCCCGGTCAGCGTGCTGGAGCGGGCCTCGCTGAACCAGGACGCGCAGATCAAGCTGGTGCAGGACACGGTCGCCGCCGAACCGGCCGCCGAGGCCGCGGTGCTCGCCACCTGCAACCGCATCGAGCTGTACGCCGACGTGGACAAGTTCCACGCCGGTGTCGCCGAGCTGTCCACGCTGCTCGCCCAGCACAGCGGGGTCGGCCTGGAGGAGCTCACTCCTTATCTCTATGTGCACTACGAGGACCGGGCCGTCCACCACCTGTTCTCGGTGGCCTGCGGACTGGACTCGATGGTCGTGGGCGAGGGCCAGATCCTCGGCCAGATCAAGGACTCGCTCGCCCGCGCCCAGGAGCTGCACACCGCCGGCCGGCTGCTGAACGACCTGTTCCAGCAGGCACTCAGGGTCGGCAAGCGCGCCCACTCCGAGACCGGCATCGACCGCGCCGGGCAGTCCCTGGTCACCTTCGGCCTGGAGCAGCTCGCCCTCGGCACGGCCGTCGAGAGCTGGGCCCGGGGCAAGAAGGCCCTGGTCATCGGCGCCGGTTCGATGTCCTCGCTGGCCGCGGCCACCCTCGCGCGGGCCGGTGTCGCCGAGGTCGTCGTCGCCAACCGCACGCACGAGCGCGCCGAGCGGCTCGCGCGCCTGCTCGAGGAGCAGTACGGGCGGGGTCCGGGCGGGGTCGACGGCACGGACGTGCGGGCCCGGGCGGTGCCGATGGACTCGGTGCGGGACGAACTGACACGTGCAGACGTCGTCGTCTCCTGCACCGGCGCCACCGGGCTCGTCCTGACGGCCGACGCGATCGCCGCGGGAGTCGAGAGCCGCACGGGGCGGCCGCCGGCCGCCGCGCCCGCCCCGGAGGCGGAGGCCGTGCTGCCGCCCACCTCCGTCGGCGCCGAGGAGGGCTGCCCGCTGGACCTGTCCGCCGTGCGGCCCGGTTTCTCGGTGATGGGCGAGGCGGCCGTCGCCGGCATGGACGCGGCGACGCTGGAGCAGCACGCCGCGTGGGTGGCGGGCGGCACCGTCGACCGCCGCGAGGCCGGCAGGCGCGGCCCCGAGGCCGACGCCGAGCTGATCGGCGCGCTGGCCGCGACCGCGTCGGCCGTCGGCCGGATCCCCGAGCGGCGCCGCCCGGAGCCGGTGGCCGAGCCGCCGCGTCCGGAGCCCGTCCTGTTCCTGCTCGACCTCGCGATGCCGCGCGACATCGACGCGGCCGTGCACCGCCTCGCCGGGGTGCGGCTGGTCGACATCGAGTCGCTCGCGGAGGCCTCCGCGGACGCCCCGATGG includes:
- a CDS encoding HAD-IB family hydrolase; the protein is MAALGWLTPRRRSATARSVLAGEASAEAARKSTQDVSAREPDFPVHGDDRAAAFFDLDNTVMQGAALFHFGRGLYKRKFFETRELVRFAWQQAWFRLAGVEDPEHMQEARDSALSIVQGHRVSELQSIGEEIYDEYMAERIWPGTRALAQAHLDAGQKVWLVTAAPVEIAQVIARRLGLTGALGTVAESIDGVYTGKLVGEPLHGPAKAEAVRALALAEELDLSRCAAYSDSHNDIPMLSLVGHPYAINPDSKLRKHARRMDWRLRDYRTGRKAAKVGIPAAAGVGAVAGGTAAAIALHRKRR
- a CDS encoding redox-sensing transcriptional repressor Rex, translated to MATGRTHRPATRSRGIPEATVARLPLYLRALTALSERSVPTVSSEELAAAAGVNSAKLRKDFSYLGSYGTRGVGYDVEYLVYQISRELGLTQDWPVVIVGIGNLGAALANYGGFASRGFRVAALIDADPAMAGKPVAGIPVQHTDELESIIRDNGVSIGVIATPAGAAQQVCDRLVAAGVTSILNFAPTVLSVPDGVDVRKVDLSIELQILAFHEQRKAGEEATAETTAETAAVPAAAREESATDQGPDGDVPAVMPA
- a CDS encoding glutaredoxin family protein, translated to MSPLFRRTTPPAPRDRLVTLVRKPGCHLCDEAQVVVEKVCDELGVRWEQKDITRDPDLHERYWEQIPVVLVDGRQHTFWRVNEGRLRKALTDS
- a CDS encoding glutamyl-tRNA reductase — translated: MSLLVVGLSHRSAPVSVLERASLNQDAQIKLVQDTVAAEPAAEAAVLATCNRIELYADVDKFHAGVAELSTLLAQHSGVGLEELTPYLYVHYEDRAVHHLFSVACGLDSMVVGEGQILGQIKDSLARAQELHTAGRLLNDLFQQALRVGKRAHSETGIDRAGQSLVTFGLEQLALGTAVESWARGKKALVIGAGSMSSLAAATLARAGVAEVVVANRTHERAERLARLLEEQYGRGPGGVDGTDVRARAVPMDSVRDELTRADVVVSCTGATGLVLTADAIAAGVESRTGRPPAAAPAPEAEAVLPPTSVGAEEGCPLDLSAVRPGFSVMGEAAVAGMDAATLEQHAAWVAGGTVDRREAGRRGPEADAELIGALAATASAVGRIPERRRPEPVAEPPRPEPVLFLLDLAMPRDIDAAVHRLAGVRLVDIESLAEASADAPMAADVDQVRRIVSDEVAAFGAAQRAAHITPTVVALRTMAADVVAGEIARLEGRLPGLDDKHRAEITQTVRRVVDKLLHAPTVRVKQLAAEPGGAGYADALRTLFDLDPETVASVSRAEDSTEKNPENRGPA